The Thalassotalea psychrophila genome window below encodes:
- the gltX gene encoding glutamate--tRNA ligase: protein MTLTTRFAPSPTGYLHVGGARTALYSWLYAKKNGGDFVLRIEDTDLERSTQESVDAIMDGMNWLNLDWNRGPFFQTHCFDRYKEVIQQLLDTGHAYRCYCTAEEVDVMREELKAAGEKPRYNGLWRDRTDYPEDKPYVIRFRNPLEGSVIIKDIVKGDIEISNSELDDLIIARSDGSPTYNLTVVVDDWDMKITHVVRGDDHVNNTPRQINILNALGAPLPEYAHIPMILGDDGKRLSKRHGAVGVMQYRDDGYLPEALLNYLVRLGWSHGDQEIFSREEMIELFDLTGCNRAPSAFNTDKLIWVNQHYMKSLDPEYVAEHLTWHMNEQGINTDNGPALSEIVKVQADRVKTLKEMAQISRYFYEEYSEFDEKAAKKHLRGVAKDPLVLVQSKLAGLTDWTAEAIHNAINATAEELEVGMGKVGMPLRVAATGAGNSPSLDETLALLQQDQVVVRIDKAIAFIDERVANS, encoded by the coding sequence ATGACATTAACGACCCGTTTTGCGCCGAGTCCAACTGGCTACCTTCATGTAGGTGGTGCCCGTACAGCCCTTTATAGCTGGTTATACGCCAAGAAAAATGGTGGTGACTTTGTGCTTCGTATAGAAGACACTGATTTAGAGCGTTCTACGCAAGAATCGGTAGATGCAATTATGGACGGCATGAACTGGTTAAACCTAGACTGGAATCGTGGTCCGTTTTTTCAAACTCATTGTTTTGATCGTTACAAAGAAGTTATTCAACAATTACTTGATACTGGTCATGCTTATCGTTGTTACTGTACAGCTGAAGAAGTAGATGTAATGCGCGAAGAGCTTAAAGCTGCTGGCGAAAAACCTCGCTACAATGGTTTATGGCGTGACCGTACCGATTACCCTGAAGATAAGCCGTACGTTATTCGTTTTAGAAACCCGCTGGAAGGTTCAGTAATAATTAAAGATATCGTAAAAGGCGATATCGAAATATCTAACAGTGAGCTAGATGATTTAATTATTGCTCGCTCAGACGGTTCACCAACGTATAACTTAACTGTTGTTGTTGATGACTGGGATATGAAAATTACTCATGTTGTACGTGGTGATGACCATGTAAACAATACTCCGCGTCAAATTAATATTTTAAATGCTTTAGGTGCTCCGTTACCTGAATATGCACACATTCCTATGATCTTGGGGGATGATGGCAAACGTTTATCAAAACGTCATGGCGCAGTTGGTGTAATGCAATACCGCGATGATGGTTACTTACCTGAAGCACTATTAAACTATTTAGTGCGTTTAGGTTGGTCACATGGCGACCAAGAAATTTTCTCTCGTGAAGAAATGATCGAGTTGTTTGATTTAACCGGTTGTAACCGTGCACCGTCAGCGTTTAATACTGACAAGTTAATTTGGGTAAACCAACATTACATGAAGTCTTTAGACCCAGAGTATGTTGCAGAGCACTTAACTTGGCACATGAATGAGCAGGGCATTAATACTGACAATGGTCCAGCATTAAGCGAAATTGTTAAAGTACAAGCGGACCGTGTTAAAACCTTAAAAGAAATGGCGCAAATATCACGTTATTTCTATGAAGAGTATTCAGAATTTGATGAAAAAGCGGCAAAGAAACATTTACGTGGTGTAGCAAAAGACCCTCTTGTACTTGTGCAAAGTAAATTAGCAGGTTTAACTGATTGGACTGCCGAAGCAATTCATAACGCGATTAACGCTACTGCTGAAGAGCTTGAAGTTGGCATGGGGAAAGTTGGTATGCCACTACGCGTTGCTGCTACTGGTGCTGGTAACTCACCATCGCTAGACGAAACGTTAGCGTTATTACAGCAAGATCAGGTTGTTGTACGTATTGATAAAGCAATTGCATTTATTGATGAGCGTGTAGCTAATTCGTAA
- a CDS encoding DEAD/DEAH box helicase produces the protein MAFAQFNLDSRLLRAVEHMGFEKPTDIQQQAIPAAMTGQDIIASSKTGSGKTLAFLLPALQRLIKNRALSKKDPRVLILTPTRELAKQVFAHLKAVSASTQYNCALILGGENFNDQVKVLDKNPDFIVATPGRLADHLSKGLFYLNGLELLILDEADRMLDLGFAPQLKQINEAANHRKRQTLMFSATLEHGQVEEFAKDLLKKPKRIAIGAITSEHKDITQRFYLSDHLDHKQALLESFIANEDYQQMIIFTATRVDTERLAKELNDKQLNAVALSGDLAQSERNRVMEAFSKGQNKILVTTDLASRGLDLVNVSHVINFDLPKHAEEYIHRVGRTGRAGSKGNAMSFVGPKDWQSYLNIKALLQQDIEFSIVEGLAAKFKGLKPKVKAKAKADNKTKANKAKKKVSQPKVKKKIVFTDEDFGDMPMVRKKPGSYVESDD, from the coding sequence TTGGCATTTGCACAATTTAATCTAGACAGTCGTTTATTAAGAGCGGTTGAACATATGGGCTTTGAAAAGCCTACCGATATTCAACAGCAAGCGATCCCTGCAGCAATGACAGGACAAGATATTATTGCATCGTCAAAAACTGGCTCGGGTAAAACCTTAGCGTTTTTATTACCTGCTTTGCAGCGTTTAATTAAAAACCGTGCCTTATCTAAAAAAGATCCCCGAGTATTAATTCTTACGCCAACGCGCGAATTAGCCAAGCAAGTGTTTGCTCACTTAAAGGCGGTTTCAGCAAGTACGCAATATAACTGTGCACTTATACTTGGTGGCGAAAATTTTAATGACCAAGTTAAAGTGTTAGATAAAAATCCTGATTTTATTGTAGCGACTCCCGGTCGGTTAGCAGATCATTTATCAAAAGGTTTATTTTATTTAAATGGTTTAGAGCTATTAATACTTGATGAAGCTGATCGTATGCTTGATTTAGGCTTTGCCCCGCAACTAAAGCAAATTAATGAAGCGGCAAATCACCGTAAACGCCAAACATTAATGTTTTCAGCAACATTAGAACATGGACAAGTAGAAGAATTTGCCAAAGACTTATTGAAGAAGCCTAAGCGAATTGCCATTGGTGCCATCACCAGTGAGCACAAAGACATTACTCAACGTTTTTATTTATCAGATCATTTAGATCATAAACAAGCGTTACTTGAAAGTTTCATTGCTAACGAAGATTATCAACAAATGATCATCTTTACCGCAACCAGAGTTGACACAGAACGATTGGCAAAAGAGTTAAATGATAAGCAATTAAACGCTGTAGCTTTAAGTGGCGATTTAGCACAGAGTGAACGTAACCGTGTTATGGAAGCATTCTCGAAAGGGCAAAATAAAATACTGGTAACAACTGATTTAGCTTCACGTGGTTTAGATTTAGTTAATGTTTCGCACGTTATTAACTTTGATTTACCTAAACATGCAGAAGAATATATTCACCGTGTTGGCCGTACTGGTAGAGCCGGCTCTAAAGGTAATGCAATGTCGTTTGTTGGACCTAAAGATTGGCAAAGTTATTTAAATATTAAAGCGTTATTACAACAAGATATTGAGTTTTCTATTGTTGAAGGCTTAGCGGCTAAATTTAAAGGCTTAAAACCTAAAGTGAAGGCTAAAGCAAAAGCTGACAATAAAACGAAAGCTAATAAAGCTAAAAAGAAAGTGTCTCAACCGAAAGTGAAGAAGAAAATTGTCTTTACTGATGAAGACTTTGGCGATATGCCTATGGTACGTAAAAAGCCTGGAAGCTATGTTGAAAGCGATGACTAA